One Danio rerio strain Tuebingen ecotype United States chromosome 22, GRCz12tu, whole genome shotgun sequence genomic window carries:
- the tle2b gene encoding transducin-like enhancer protein 4 isoform X1 produces MYPQGRHPVPLQPGQSFKFTVLETLDRIKEEFQFLQAQYHSLKLECEKLASEKTEMQRHYIMYYEMSYGLNIEMHKQAEIVKRLSAICAQIIPFLSQEHQQQVVQAVERAKQVTMAELNAIIGQQQLQHLSHHTPGIPLTPHPSGLSLGGTSSLLALTGALGVTAHLANKDERNHLDPEHLREGAPSRSKSVSSTDSQAVEDRQGPSGVYSSQAGGDAKRRRCEEKDILQSHYDSDGDKSEDNLVVDVSNEEASSPVGSAPLSPHGNGLDRALPLRKELPGSPSPPTASPPHSPTPGKNKDTAQTEKSQSPSSKSGNSSPSHHDPLTPGPPGPPGPSTSCLRLVNKPASSADPLALRSPLTMTPGSYPAHFGVVSHAGLNGELASPGGFGGSLTLSPQISAAASAYTRSPMVAYESRSHLRPSGLSSSLPGSTSGKPAYSFHVSADGQMQPVPFPPDALLGPGIPRHARQIHTLSHGEVVCAVTISTSTRHVYTGGKGCVKVWDISQPGSKSPMAQLDCLNRDNYIRSCKILPDGRTLIVGGEASTLSIWDLATPTPRIKAELTSSAPACYALAISPDNKVCFSCCSDGNIVVWDLHNQTLVRQFQGHTDGASCIDISNDGTKLWTGGLDNTVRCWDLREGRQLQQHDFTSQIFSLGYCPTGEWLAVGMESSNVEVLHVSKPDKYQLHLHESCVLSLKFAYCGKWFVSTGKDNLLNAWRTPYGASIFQSKETSSVLSCDVSPDDKYIVTGSGDKKATVYETEKQLANLKDPITEP; encoded by the exons GCGGAGATCGTGAAGCGACTCAGTGCTATCTGTGCTCAAATCATCCCTTTCCTCTCTCAGGAG caTCAACAGCAGGTTGTTCAGGCGGTGGAGCGAGCTAAACAAGTGACCATGGCAGAGCTCAACGCCATCATAGGG cagcagcagctccagcaCCTGTCTCACCACACTCCAGGTATTCCTCTCACTCCTCATCCTTCAGGTCTGTCTCTGGGTGGGACGTCCAGTCTGTTGGCCCTCACTGGGGCCCTGGGAGTCACGGCACACCTGGCCAACAAGGACGAACGCAACCACCTAGACCCAGAGCACCTACGAG AGGGTGCGCCCAGCAGG AGTAAATCAGTGTCGTCGACTGACAGTCAGGCGGTGGAGGATCGTCAGGGTCCGTCAGGGGTTTATTCCTCTCAGGCCGGTGGTGATGCCAAACGGAGACGCTGTGAGGAAAAAGACATTCTGCAGTCCCACTAC GACAGTGATGGAGACAAGAGCGAGGACAATCTTGTAGTAGACGTCTCGAATGAG GAAGCTTCCTCTCCGGTCGGCAGTGCTCCTCTCTCTCCTCATGGAAATGGACTGGATCGAGCTCTACCACTGAGGAAAGAGCTCCCAGGATCCCCCAGTCCCCCCACAGCCTCCCCGCCACACAGCCCAACCCCTGGCAAAAACAAGGACACGGCACAA ACAGAAAAATCTCAGTCGCCTTCCTCAAAATCAGGCAATTCCTCTCCCTCTCACCATGACCCTCTCACCCCTGGTCCACCCGGCCCACCGGGACCCAGCACGTCCTGTTTACGCCTGGTCAACAAACCTGCCTCCTCGGCAGACCCTCTGG CTCTGCGGAGCCCCTTAACCATGACGCCCGGTTCTTACCCAGCTCACTTTGGGGTGGTGTCTCACGCTGGGCTGAATGGAGAGCTGGCCAGTCCGGGCGGATTCGGAGGCTCACTCACCCTCTCGCCCCAAATCAGTGCTGCAGCCAGTGCCTACACACGCAGCCCTATG GTAGCGTATGAATCCCGTTCACATCTCAGGCCCTCAGGGCTGTCCTCCTCACTTCCTGGCTCTACTAGTGGCAAACC TGCTTACTCGTTCCATGTGAGCGCAGATGGTCAAATGCAGCCGGTGCCCTTTCCTCCTGATGCCCTCCTCGGCCCTGGCATCCCGCGTCATGCCCGTCAGATCCACACTCTGAGTCATGGAGAGGTGGTGTGCGCCGTCACCATCAGCACTTCCACACGCCACGTCTACACCGGTGGCAAAGGTTGTGTCAAAGTATGGGACATCAGCCAACCAGGCAGCAAGAGCCCGATGGCCCAACTGGACTGTTTG AATCGAGACAACTACATCCGCTCATGCAAGATTCTCCCAGATGGCCGGACCTTAATAGTTGGGGGCGAGGCCAGCACACTGTCCATCTGGGACTTGGCCACACCCACTCCACGCATCAAGGCAGAATTGACGTCTTCGGCTCCGGCCTGCTACGCTCTGGCCATCAGTCCTGACAACAAGGTCTGCTTCTCCTGCTGCAGTGACGGAAACATCGTAGTCTGGGACCTGCACAACCAGACACTCGTCAG GCAGTTCCAAGGCCACACAGATGGAGCCAGTTGTATTGATATTTCTAATGATGGGACCAAATTGTGGACGGGAGGTCTGGACAACACTGTACGCTGCTGGGACCTGAGAGAAGGGCGACAGCTGCAGCAGCATGACTTCACATCACAG ATCTTTTCTCTGGGTTACTGTCCTACGGGTGAATGGCTTGCAGTGGGGATGGAGAGCAGTAATGTGGAAGTGCTGCACGTCTCCAAACCAGACAAATACCAGCTACACCTTCATGAAAGCTGCGTTCTCTCGCTCAAGTTTGCCTACTGCG GGAAGTGGTTTGTAAGCACAGGAAAGGACAATCTTCTCAATGCATGGAGGACGCCTTACGGAGCCAGTATTTTCCAG tcaaAGGAGACCTCATCTGTCCTGAGCTGTGACGTGTCTCCAGATGACAAGTATATTGTAACTGGATCTGGGGACAAGAAAGCCACGGTGTATGAG ACAGAGAAACAGCTTGCCAATCTGAAAGATCCTATCACCGAGCCCTGA
- the tle2b gene encoding transducin-like enhancer protein 4 isoform X2 produces MYPQGRHPVPLQPGQSFKFTVLETLDRIKEEFQFLQAQYHSLKLECEKLASEKTEMQRHYIMYYEMSYGLNIEMHKQAEIVKRLSAICAQIIPFLSQEHQQQVVQAVERAKQVTMAELNAIIGQQLQHLSHHTPGIPLTPHPSGLSLGGTSSLLALTGALGVTAHLANKDERNHLDPEHLREGAPSRSKSVSSTDSQAVEDRQGPSGVYSSQAGGDAKRRRCEEKDILQSHYDSDGDKSEDNLVVDVSNEEASSPVGSAPLSPHGNGLDRALPLRKELPGSPSPPTASPPHSPTPGKNKDTAQTEKSQSPSSKSGNSSPSHHDPLTPGPPGPPGPSTSCLRLVNKPASSADPLALRSPLTMTPGSYPAHFGVVSHAGLNGELASPGGFGGSLTLSPQISAAASAYTRSPMVAYESRSHLRPSGLSSSLPGSTSGKPAYSFHVSADGQMQPVPFPPDALLGPGIPRHARQIHTLSHGEVVCAVTISTSTRHVYTGGKGCVKVWDISQPGSKSPMAQLDCLNRDNYIRSCKILPDGRTLIVGGEASTLSIWDLATPTPRIKAELTSSAPACYALAISPDNKVCFSCCSDGNIVVWDLHNQTLVRQFQGHTDGASCIDISNDGTKLWTGGLDNTVRCWDLREGRQLQQHDFTSQIFSLGYCPTGEWLAVGMESSNVEVLHVSKPDKYQLHLHESCVLSLKFAYCGKWFVSTGKDNLLNAWRTPYGASIFQSKETSSVLSCDVSPDDKYIVTGSGDKKATVYEVVY; encoded by the exons GCGGAGATCGTGAAGCGACTCAGTGCTATCTGTGCTCAAATCATCCCTTTCCTCTCTCAGGAG caTCAACAGCAGGTTGTTCAGGCGGTGGAGCGAGCTAAACAAGTGACCATGGCAGAGCTCAACGCCATCATAGGG cagcagctccagcaCCTGTCTCACCACACTCCAGGTATTCCTCTCACTCCTCATCCTTCAGGTCTGTCTCTGGGTGGGACGTCCAGTCTGTTGGCCCTCACTGGGGCCCTGGGAGTCACGGCACACCTGGCCAACAAGGACGAACGCAACCACCTAGACCCAGAGCACCTACGAG AGGGTGCGCCCAGCAGG AGTAAATCAGTGTCGTCGACTGACAGTCAGGCGGTGGAGGATCGTCAGGGTCCGTCAGGGGTTTATTCCTCTCAGGCCGGTGGTGATGCCAAACGGAGACGCTGTGAGGAAAAAGACATTCTGCAGTCCCACTAC GACAGTGATGGAGACAAGAGCGAGGACAATCTTGTAGTAGACGTCTCGAATGAG GAAGCTTCCTCTCCGGTCGGCAGTGCTCCTCTCTCTCCTCATGGAAATGGACTGGATCGAGCTCTACCACTGAGGAAAGAGCTCCCAGGATCCCCCAGTCCCCCCACAGCCTCCCCGCCACACAGCCCAACCCCTGGCAAAAACAAGGACACGGCACAA ACAGAAAAATCTCAGTCGCCTTCCTCAAAATCAGGCAATTCCTCTCCCTCTCACCATGACCCTCTCACCCCTGGTCCACCCGGCCCACCGGGACCCAGCACGTCCTGTTTACGCCTGGTCAACAAACCTGCCTCCTCGGCAGACCCTCTGG CTCTGCGGAGCCCCTTAACCATGACGCCCGGTTCTTACCCAGCTCACTTTGGGGTGGTGTCTCACGCTGGGCTGAATGGAGAGCTGGCCAGTCCGGGCGGATTCGGAGGCTCACTCACCCTCTCGCCCCAAATCAGTGCTGCAGCCAGTGCCTACACACGCAGCCCTATG GTAGCGTATGAATCCCGTTCACATCTCAGGCCCTCAGGGCTGTCCTCCTCACTTCCTGGCTCTACTAGTGGCAAACC TGCTTACTCGTTCCATGTGAGCGCAGATGGTCAAATGCAGCCGGTGCCCTTTCCTCCTGATGCCCTCCTCGGCCCTGGCATCCCGCGTCATGCCCGTCAGATCCACACTCTGAGTCATGGAGAGGTGGTGTGCGCCGTCACCATCAGCACTTCCACACGCCACGTCTACACCGGTGGCAAAGGTTGTGTCAAAGTATGGGACATCAGCCAACCAGGCAGCAAGAGCCCGATGGCCCAACTGGACTGTTTG AATCGAGACAACTACATCCGCTCATGCAAGATTCTCCCAGATGGCCGGACCTTAATAGTTGGGGGCGAGGCCAGCACACTGTCCATCTGGGACTTGGCCACACCCACTCCACGCATCAAGGCAGAATTGACGTCTTCGGCTCCGGCCTGCTACGCTCTGGCCATCAGTCCTGACAACAAGGTCTGCTTCTCCTGCTGCAGTGACGGAAACATCGTAGTCTGGGACCTGCACAACCAGACACTCGTCAG GCAGTTCCAAGGCCACACAGATGGAGCCAGTTGTATTGATATTTCTAATGATGGGACCAAATTGTGGACGGGAGGTCTGGACAACACTGTACGCTGCTGGGACCTGAGAGAAGGGCGACAGCTGCAGCAGCATGACTTCACATCACAG ATCTTTTCTCTGGGTTACTGTCCTACGGGTGAATGGCTTGCAGTGGGGATGGAGAGCAGTAATGTGGAAGTGCTGCACGTCTCCAAACCAGACAAATACCAGCTACACCTTCATGAAAGCTGCGTTCTCTCGCTCAAGTTTGCCTACTGCG GGAAGTGGTTTGTAAGCACAGGAAAGGACAATCTTCTCAATGCATGGAGGACGCCTTACGGAGCCAGTATTTTCCAG tcaaAGGAGACCTCATCTGTCCTGAGCTGTGACGTGTCTCCAGATGACAAGTATATTGTAACTGGATCTGGGGACAAGAAAGCCACGGTGTATGAGGTGGTGTACTGA